A single genomic interval of Penicillium psychrofluorescens genome assembly, chromosome: 2 harbors:
- a CDS encoding uncharacterized protein (ID:PFLUO_002473-T1.cds;~source:funannotate): MSFPPPHGQYPYVPPSYPPNGQHIPPQLLYNNAAPNPPSPYNAGYGKPGMYPQAMMPQYPAYPQQYNQQQFNQQPQLHHPPPQHLQQAPPRSPAQSSPQAQLPHHRPSPQQIPQAQLPPQSPRPPPPQSPVRHPPPGPRPPPPQQEESQHQFVNPAQLFVQPPLPTAPRSRYSQISLQYDEQPIASAATASPQPQTFPTTSLALSQTPAPPIARPPSATIKSNNEFSPQQASANALQPSPIIKAELAPKPSPKVELKKAPSIPSPPPKIAPQIVVPTSSEIQMKVHKQQQKKQQPYPQPQPQPQPQPQPQPHQNRQPSQQTAEKSTKPTKPPVDYQVLLLSLADEYLNAAHNSGTKAALATRETDVEEYYKLVATGLGCLEAVLKNWRLQPRKEALVRLRYARTLFEETDNDIEAETALSKGIDLCERNRMLDLKYSMQHLLARMLHKKNPKTSLKAVDGMIQDVEAYRHAAWEYAFRFLRVTLSLSSSAHQDFVQALQHLHKIAAMASRNGDKAVSAMAAVIEALAHLQQGTSSDSIEQAQRAVAVARSHQLNDELRHVPQLTTIVQMVDICCSLLEYDVNQSAQKLKAMQTLMDEALSDTTNWRSDGSFSIPLNGKSAGPSSIDTGDILQVHNGTLVMSFNWLPQHDLYALCYFISSITLSAKNSYDGRKAEKYLDEGLRMVQGGFKVPQEISESMVTANRRVEWRQALHCNFLLQQVFLACARTDWDLASQTLNNLRQLAQELGSHLPDNVECLMEYAAGTIAQATGDIKAALAIFQSPNLSLSPSFSKTARNDPRRDAGILAALNTVLIIRDPTHPSHYQLPNVLSTLESFCQGSPNKYIQAAYYLICATVHTDSTIQTKQFLQHALQSATAISNNQITCMTLTYMSWKYFRGVVGEQAEKSARAGRAMAKRANDRLWASVTDEMLAETLERQGKGEEAQSVREEGNRLTMGLPPALRRPA; this comes from the exons ATGAGCTTCCCACCACCGCACGGTCAATACCCCTATGTGCCGCCCTCCTATCCTCCTAATGGGCAGCACATCCCGCCTCAGTTGCTGTACAACAATGCCGCGCCGAATCCGCCGTCGCCGTATAACGCCGGCTATGGCAAGCCGGGGATGTATCCCCAGGCGATGATGCCGCAGTACCCTGCCTACCCCCAGCAATATAATCAGCAGCAGTTCAACCAACAACCCCAGTTACATCACCCTCCACCTCAGCACCTCCAACAAGCCCCTCCGCGGTCTCCCGCGCAGTCGTCTCCGCAGGCCCAACTCCCTCACCACCGACCATCACCACAACAGATACCACAAGCTCAACTGCCGCCGCAATCACCTagacctcctccaccgcagTCGCCTGTACGGCACCCACCACCAGGGCCGCGCCCGCCTCCACCCCAGCAAGAAGAGTCCCAACATCAGTTCGTGAACCCGGCCCAGCTGTTCGTCCAGCCGCCTCTCCCAACTGCTCCCCGATCTCGATATTCCCAAATCTCGTTGCAATATGATGAGCAACCCATAGCCTCTGCTGCGACGGCCAGTCCCCAACCACAAACTTTTCCGACCACCTCTCTGGCTCTGTCGCAAACACCCGCGCCTCCGATTGCCCGTCCCCCTTCGGCGACCATAAAGTCAAACAATGAATTTAGTCCACAACAGGCAAGCGCAAATGCTCTTCAGCCGTCCCCCATTATTAAGGCTGAGCTGGCGCCCAAGCCTTCTCCGAAAGTGGAGTTGAAGAAAGctccatccatcccttcaccaccaccaaagatcGCTCCGCAGATCGTGGTACCAACCTCTTCAGAGATCCAGATGAAGGTTCACAAGCAGCAAcaaaagaagcagcagccatACCcacagccgcagccgcagccgcagccacaaccacaaccacaaccacatCAGAACCGACAACCGAGCCAACAGACAGCCGAGAAGTCAACGAAGCCTACAAAACCGCCAGTCGATTACCAGGTTCTGTTACTGTCTTTGGCCGATGAGTATTTGAATGCTGCCCACAATTCCGGAACGAAAGCGGCGCTGGCGACTCGTGAGACCGATGTTGAGGAATATTACAAGCTAGTTGCGACAGGGCTTGGCTGCTTGGAAGCGGTGCTGAAG AATTGGCGATTGCAACCTCGCAAAGAAGCTCTCGTGCGACTTCGCTATGCGCGCACTCTATTTGAAGAGACGGATAATGATATCGAGGCGGAAACAGCCTTGAGCAAAGGG ATCGATCTTTGTGAACGA AATCGCATGCTGGACTTGAAGTACAGTATGCAGCACCTTCTTGCACGAATGCTTCATAAGAAGAACCCCAAGACTTCCCTGAAGGCTGTCGACGGCATGATCCAAGATGTAGAGGC ATATCGGCACGCTGCTTGGGAGTATGCGTTCCGTTTCCTTCGAGTAACACTTTCGCTGTCGTCTTCGGCACACCAAGACTTTGTGCAAGCACTACAGCACCTTCACAAAATCGCCGCTATGGCCAGTCGGAATGGTGATAAGGCTGTCTCAGCCATGGCCGCTGTCATTGAAGCTCTGGCGCATCTGCAGCAAGGGACGAGCTCGGACTCCATCGAGCAGGCACAGCGAGCGGTGGCAGTAGCACGGAGTCATCAACTGAACGACGAACTTCGTCACGTCCCCCAGCTGACGACCATTGTGCAGATGGTTGATATCTGCTGCAGCCTTTTGGAGTACGACGTAAACCAGTCCGCGCAAAAGTTGAAAGCCATGCAAACACTCATGGATGAGGCACTGAGCGATACCACCAACTGGCGCTCTGATGGCTCTTTCTCCATTCCGCTTAATGGCAAATCCGCTGGGCCATCGTCAATTGATACCGGAGACATTCTGCAGGTCCACAATGGGACGCTGGTCATGAGCTTCAATTGGCTTCCGCAACATGATCTTTACGCCCTTTGCTACTTCATCAGCTCGATTACCCTGAGTGCCAAAAATTCTTACGATGGTCGCAAGGCAGAGAAGTATCTCGACGAAGGGCTCCGGATGGTTCAAGGAGGGTTCAAGGTCCCACAGGAGATCTCCGAATCGATGGTTACTGCCAATCGACGTGTAGAGTGGCGGCAGGCCCTTCACTGCAATTTCCTTCTGCAGCAGGTCTTCCTGGCATGTGCTCGGACCGACTGGGACCTCGCGAGTCAAAccctcaacaacctccgACAACTTGCCCAAGAGCTCGGCAGCCACCTTCCCGACAACGTCGAGTGTCTGATGGAATATGCGGCCGGCACCATCGCGCAAGCAACTGGCGACATCAAGGCCGCACTTGCAATATTCCAGTCGCCAAATTTGTCGCTATCACCTTCCTTCAGCAAGACGGCGCGCAATGATCCTCGTCGTGATGCAGGTATCCTCGCCGCGCTCAACACCGTGCTCATCATCCGAGACCCAACACATCCCTCACACTACCAGCTTCCTAACGTCCTGTCCACCCTCGAATCCTTCTGCCAAGGCAGCCCGAACAAATATATCCAAGCCGCTTATTATCTTATCTGCGCAACCGTTCACACCGACTccaccatccaaaccaaACAGTTCCTGCAGCACGCCCTGCAGTCTGCCACGGCTATCAGCAACAACCAAATCACCTGCATGACACTCACATACATGAGCTGGAAATACTTTCGAGGTGTGGTCGGCGAGCAAGCAGAGAAGAGCGCGCGAGCTGGTCGTGCTATGGCCAAGAGAGCCAATGACCGGCTGTGGGCCAGCGTGACGGACGAAATGCTCGCGGAGACCCTTGAACGTCAGGGTaaaggcgaagaagctcaGAGTGTTCGGGAGGAAGGCAACCGGCTGACGATGGGATTGCCGCCTGCATTGAGACGGCCAGCCTGA
- a CDS encoding uncharacterized protein (ID:PFLUO_002475-T1.cds;~source:funannotate) has protein sequence MAKRPNFLLIVADDLGYSDVGCFGSEIRTPNIDRIAREGMQFTDFHAAAACSPTRSMLMSGTDNHLAGVGVMSEQRANDYERWNKRGHEGYLNHDVAALPELLHDAGYHTLMSGKWHLGLKPETGPSQRGFDRSFALLPGCTNHFGFEPQFENPMDFFVRIPVLYAEDGKRKVIEPNKGNEYNTGFFSSEYYTSNLINYFQERTEEQKEQPFFAFLPFSAPHWPLQCSKEDRERYRGKYDDGPTALREKRIARLKELGLIGKDVKPHPIVPEDTAHAYAAEWEDMTDEERQKSARAMECFAGMVDNMDQNIGKVMDYLDSTGELDNTMVIFMSDNGAEGAVFESYPLMGKDLIAVLKKYYDNQLDNIGNHDSFVWYGPRWAQAATAPSRLYKMYSTEGGIRVPMVVRYPPSWPQNKVVPSFATVMDIAPTLLDMAGATHPSASGKKGMYKGHEVHPMRGKSWVPFMTGGAQGGVSGIHGDDEFMGWELFGRAALRKGNWKIVNMPEDAFGKNRWELFDLSVDPGETDDLAESHPEKLQGLLKAWDQYVLETGTVWGEPVSGEIAWGNLPEDSVGGDPIAQTKIWMTIGDNQSLS, from the exons ATGGCCAAACGCCCGAACTTCTTACTCATAGTGGCAGACGACCTCGGGTACTCTGATGTCGGATGCTTTGGCTCAGAGATCAGAACACCTAATATCGACCGGATAGCTCGTGAGGGGATGCAGTTCACCGATT TTCACGCGGCCGCTGCTTGCTCTCCAACTCGTTCCATGCTTATGTCTGGAACGGACAACCATCTCGCCGGTGTTGGGGTCATGAGTGAGCAACGCGCTAATGACTATGAGCGATGGAATAAGCGCGGGCATGAGGGCTACCTCA ATCATGATGTCGCTGCTTTGCCCGAACTCCTCCACGACGCAGGCTACCACACGCTCATGTCCGGAAAGTGGCATCTTGGTCTCAAGCCCGAGACTGGGCCCTCTCAAAGAGGATTTGATCGTTCGTTTGCCCTGCTCCCTGGATGCACCAACCACTTCGGCTTTGAACCTCAATTCGAGAACCCAATGGATTTCTTCGTTAGGATCCCCGTACTATACGCAGAAGACGGAAAGCGCAAAGTCATCGAGCCCAACAAGGGAAATGAGTATAACACcggctttttttcttcagAGTACTACACCTCCAACCTGATCAACTACTTTCAAGAACGTACTGAGGAGCAAAAGGAGCAGCcattctttgcttttctccctttctctgCACCTCATTGGCCCTTGCAATGCAGTAAAGAGGATAGAGAGCGCTATCGAGGCAAGTATGACGACGGGCCCACGGCTCTAAGAGAGAAGCGAATCGCTCGGCTGAAGGAATTGGGACTGATCGGTAAAGACGTCAAGCCCCACCCAATCGTGCCTGAAGATACTGCACATGCCTATGCGGCTGAATGGGAGGATATGACAGAcgaagaaagacagaaatCGGCCCGGGCAATGGAATGCTTCGCGGGAATGGTAGACAACATGGATCAAAACATAGGCAAAGTCATGGACTACCTTGATTCCACCGGTGAGCTCGACAACACTATGGTCATCTTTATGTCCGACAATGGAGCCGAAGGAGCTGTCTTTGAGTCGTACCCCCTCATGGGGAAAGATTTGATCGCTGTTTTGAAAAAGTACTACGATAACCAACTTGACAACATTGGAAATCACGATTCTTTCGTGTGGTACGGTCCGAGATGGGCTCAAGCAGCGACTGCACCATCAAGGTTGTACAAGATGTACTCTACAGAAGGCGGCATTCGAGTGCCCATGGTAGTCCGATACCCCCCGTCGTGGCCCCAGAATAAGGTAGTACCCTCTTTTGCGACGGTCATGGACATTGCCCCAACACTTCTCGATATGGCGGGTGCCACCCATCCTTCAGCTAGCGGGAAGAAGGGAATGTACAAGGGCCACGAAGTTCATCCCATGCGAGGGAAATCATGGGTCCCTTTCATGACGGGCGGTGCCCAAGGAGGCGTGTCAGGCATCCACGGCGATGACGAATTTATGGGCTGGGAACTTTTTGGAAGGGCCGCCTTGCGCAAAGGTAACTGGAAAATTGTCAATATGCCCGAAGACGCCTTCGGCAAGAACAGATGGGAGCTATTTGACCTGTCTGTTGACCCGGGAGAGACCGACGATCTCGCCGAATCACATCCCGAAAAGCTTCAGGGGTTACTTAAGGCATGGGATCAATATGTCCTTGAAACAGGAACGGTGTGGGGAGAACCAGTCTCGGGTGAAATTGCATGGGGGAATCTGCCGGAGGACAGTGTCGGAGGAGATCCCATCGCTCAGACGAAGATTTGGATGACTATTGGAGATAACCAATCCCTTTCATGA
- a CDS encoding uncharacterized protein (ID:PFLUO_002472-T1.cds;~source:funannotate), with amino-acid sequence MPPKLARKVPASGNQPRAVARPSSATTSPAKARKSAVKAGKRPAGKRPSNVQPGDPTPQGRRRRYKPGTVALKEIRRYQRSYDLLIAKLPFARLVREVALDLLPAEVGAQLRWQSHAIQALQEAAEAFMVHLFEDTNLCAIHAKRVTIMQKDIQLARRIRGVWAGLG; translated from the exons ATGCCACCCAAACTCGCGCGCAAGGTCCCCGCCTCCGGCAACCAACCACGAGCAGTAGCGCGCCCTTCCTCCGCAACAACCTCACCCGCAAAGGCGCGCAAGTCCGCCGTAAAGGCAGGCAAGCGACCAGCCGGGAAACGGCCCTCCAATGTCCAGC CCGGCGACCCGACCCCCCAAGGCCGACGCCGGCGCTATAAGCCCGGCACCGTGGCCCTCAAAGAAATCCGCCGGTACCAACGCTCCTACGACCTGCTGATCGCCAAACTGCCCTTTGCGCGGCTTGTCCGTGAAGTCGCGCTCGATCTCCTGCCCGCCGAAGTTGGCGCCCAGCTGCGGTGGCAGTCTCATGCGATTCAGGCGCTGCAAGAAGCGGCGGAGGCGTTCATGGTGCATCTGTTCGAGGACACGAATCTGTGTGCCATCCATGCGAAGCGCGTTACCATTATGCAGAAGGATATTCAGCTTGCGAGGCGGATTCGTGGGGTTTGGGCCGGTCTCGGGtga
- a CDS encoding uncharacterized protein (ID:PFLUO_002477-T1.cds;~source:funannotate) translates to MLNMEVAPDDPTCMDFYKLSQQCLVSGKFLVNNSLTTVQTLSLMAKFTAYAGMRDVAWQVRGMATRIMLAMGLHRDGQSWNLSPKDLNNRRRTFWETYSTDVLISSNWDRPSGLHADMFDTQLPEDYIHGSGFERQRCRMSMLAQEALQESLKIRSNYKKLREIWHKMVEVESETPFELRNRAALSFMVSKYSTLAEVETNTPPSSRKLRLVFQSHDLTDVASTLILSMFRPYFVQAMETPDPSTSAYAEAYLAVIERSRMLIANLRSLHSIFPLISTRHWFFWNHAFSGAVSMATICIANPGSPLVDQALNDLNSTISLYTTIQSTMPQNWVKRNLQWLLELRAKAHEKIDAFRAGQFTEHISPASASEETTEHLLLVGWRNRLVELGHRDPAPETDQPDAISALGLDFETPNSDILSQLLGLTAEGPQFITPFDSTAMLDFGFNHQ, encoded by the exons ATGTTGAACATGGAAGTTGCGCCCGATGATCCTACGTGCATGGACTTTTACAAATTGTCTCAGCAATGTCTGGTGTCGGGCAAGTTTCTTGTTAACAACTCGCTGACCACGGTGCAGACCTTGAGTCTGATGGCCAAATTTACCGCCTATGCCGGGATGCGAGATGTCGCTTGGCAAGTACGAGGCATGGCTACGCGTATCATGCTGGCCATGGGCCTCCATCGAGATGGTCAAAGCTGGAACTTGTCTCCAAAAGATTTGAATAACAGAAGGCGAACGTTTTGGGAAACCTACAGCACTGATGTGCTCATTTCGAGCAACTGGGACCGGCCAAGCGGATTGCACGCAGACATGTTCGACACACAACTGCCTGAAGACTATATCCATGGCTCAGGGTTTGAAAGACAACGGTGTCGCATGTCGATGCTGGCCCAAGAAGCATTACAGGAGAGTCTTAAGATCCGTTCCAACTATAAGAAACTGCGAGAAATTTGGCATAAGATGGTCGAGGTGGAATCCGAAACGCCTTTCGAATTGCGCAACCGGGCGGCCCTCAGTTTCATGGTATCCAAATATTCAACGCTGGCCGAAGTCGAAACCAACACCCCACCTTCCTCCAGGAAGTTACGTCTCGTCTTTCAATCGCACGACCTAACTGACGTAGCCTCGACTCTCATCCTGTCCATGTTTCGTCCGTACTTTGTGCAGGCGATGGAGACACCTGATCCATCCACATCCGCGTATGCCGAGGCATACCTTGCCGTGATAGAGCGGAGCCGCATGCTCATCGCCAATCTGAGATCTCTTCACTCCATCTTCCCTCTCATATCGACCCGACACTGGTTCTTTTGGAATCATGCATTCTCCGGTGCCGTTAGTATGGCGACCATCTGCATTGCCAATCCGGGCAGCCCCTTGGTCGACCAGGCCCTGAACGATCTTAATTCGACTATCTCGCTCTATACGACTATCCAGTCAACCATGCCACAAAACTGGGTCAAACGCAATCTCCAGTGGCTACTCGAGCTCAGAGCAAAGGCGCACGAAAAGATTGATGCTTTTAGAGCGGGCCAATTCACGGAGCACATCTCGCCCGCTTCCGCATCGGAGGAGACCACCGAGCATCTATTGCTGGTAGGATGGAGAAATAGATTGGTCGAGCTAGGTCACCGCGACCCTGCACCCGAAACTGATCAACCTGATGCCATCAGCGCGCTCGGTCTGGACTTTGAAACGCCTAATTCGGATATT TTATCCCAATTGCTTGGTCTCACTGCTGAAGGACCACAGTTTATCACCCCATTCGACAGCACGGCCATGCTTGATTTTGGATTCAATCACCAATGA
- a CDS encoding uncharacterized protein (ID:PFLUO_002474-T1.cds;~source:funannotate) encodes MLASHLSNFKALNLYLLFCILVYLQGALLFGIDTGSFGSLQALPSFLRRFGVQNGEGDYELPTQRASLMNSVPWIGKLGGCFLIEPLIDRVGYRNSIIVTAVIQIISLIIELTSKTWQQFTIGRNFAYLSVGLVENLVPAYCAEIAPSALRGLLAGSITFVVALGNLWGSGMSRAYVNETSDKGWIIPCGVQLIPPVIILCLIAFTPESPRWLLLKGKKDLALANLQKLRKREEVTNGYVAAEIDAIEEAIALGYSRETDSWWKIFTDPSNYGRRAWIVASLFIFRQTNGNQFVNSYGPTFYKQSGYGDASFTYATIGQAMTIVGSFFGILITDYTGRRPLMIVGGLFCGILLSIGAALGSEANPNQSEKRTVIATFLLLGIFTKISASNNAFLIGAEIGGVRMRKKIMAFGTANDVLAAFLVTFVTPYLLANPGPNLGPKIGWIFAAAAYLSGLFGIFFTPELKGRSLEEVDELFEAKLHAWQFKDFQTSGAGHRLTELERHDRTALEKQKPVIDHMEKGQEQAETQEV; translated from the exons ATGTTAGCATCTCACCTGTCCAATTTCAAAGCCCTCAACCTCTATCTATTGTTTTGTATCTTAGTCTACCTGCAAGGTGCACTATTATTTGGCAT TGATACGGGATCGTTTGGATCTCTCCAAGCACTTCCCTCGTTCTTACGTCGATTCGGTGTGCAAAATGGCGAAGGCGACTATGAGCTGCCCACGCAGCGCGCCTCGCTTATGAACTCGGTTCCATGGATTGGCAAACTAGGTGGCTGTTTCCTCATCGAGCCACTTATTGATCGCGTTGGATACCGCAACTCGATCATCGTCACCGCTGTCATCCAAATCATTTCACTGATTATTGAATTGACATCCAAGACCTGGCAACAGTTTACTATTGGACGCAACTTTGCATATCTTTCTGTCGGTTTA GTGGAAAACTTGGTGCCGGCATATTGCGCCGAGATCGCTCCTAGCGCGCTTCGTGGCTTATTAGCCGGTTCCATTACCTTCGTCGTCGCTCTGGGTAACCTCTGGGGTAGTGGCATGTCTCGCGCCTATGTCAATGAGACGTCTGACAAGGGTTGGATCATTCCATGTGGTGTGCAGCTTATCCCACCGGTCATCATTCTCTGTCTCATCGCGTTCACTCCGGAATCTCCGCGATGGCTCTTGCTCAAGGGTAAAAAGGATCTTGCCCTCGCTAACCTCCAGAAGCTCCGCAAAAGGGAGGAAGTCACCAACGGCTACGTCGCGGCCGAGATCGATGCAATCGAAGAAGCTATTGCGCTCGGCTACTCGCGAGAGACCGACAGCTGGTGGAAGATCTTTACTGACCCCAGTAATTATGGTCGCCGGGCATGGATCGTTGCGTCACTATTTATTTTCCGACAGACCAACGGCAATCAGTTTGTCAACAGCTACGGTCCAACATTCTACAAGCAGAGCGGATACGGCGACGCTTCATTTACCTACGCCACGATCGGACAGGCCATGACCATAGTCGGTTCCTTTTTTGGTATCTTGATCACCGACTACACCGGCCGCCGTCCACTGATGATCGTCGGCGGTCTCTTTTGCGGCATTCTCTTATCCATTGGCGCCGCTCTCGGCTCAGAGGCCAACCCGAATCAATCTGAAAAGCGAACGGTCATCGCCACGTTCCTCCTGCTCGGCATATTTACTAAAATCTCAGCTAGCAACAACGCATTTTTGATTGGCGCAGAGATTGGTGGCGTGAGAATGCGCAAAAAAATCATGGCATTCGGCACTGCCAATGACGTTCTTGCAGCATTTCTCGTCACTTTTGTCACACCGTACCTTCTCGCTAACCCGGGACCCAATTTGGGACCTAAGATTGGGTGGATCTTTGCTGCAGCTGCCTACTTGTCAGGGCTGTttggcatcttcttcactccCGAGCTCAAAGGCAGGTCGCTggaagaagttgatgaaCTTTTCGAGGCCAAACTCCACGCATGGCAGTTTAAAGATTTCCAAACCAGCGGTGCTGGACATCGGTTGACCGAATTAGAGAGACATGACAGAACTGCTTTAGAAAAGCAAAAGCCGGTCATCGACCACATGGAAAAGGGTCAGGAGCAGGCGGAGACTCAGGAAGTCTAG
- a CDS encoding uncharacterized protein (ID:PFLUO_002476-T1.cds;~source:funannotate), with amino-acid sequence MNSGIEYPNICEFQDNMTKRPNFLIIVADDLGFSDIGCYGSEIQTPVLDKLASEGLRFSDYHTAAVCSPTRSMLLSGTDCHLAGLGVMSEFRTVDPERYNVPGHEGYMNHDVAALPELLQDAGYFTAMAGKWHLGYKDDFGPHSRGFDRSFAMLPGCANHFGWEPAWDKEPGGQRPAKFVPGHSAPLYTEDGVRYMPTPNTKSEPSQGFYSSNTYAETLISHLDQRGEKPFFAFLPFGAPHYPLQCPKADRDKYAGMYDDGPDALRLLRLDSLKKAGMVAKDAVPHPVVGSTSEWEAMTAEEKTMSSKAMEIFAGMVDGIDQAVGKVVEYLKQIGELDNTVIMFMSDNGAEAAAWEGSAANGPDLLSTIDKYYDNSCENLGNYNSFCWYGPRWAQASTAPSRLYKAYNTEGGIRVPLIVRYPKLSGHASGTISNTFATCMDVMPTLLDLAGVKHPNQSSGRHKVPYRGHMVYPMRGKSWVPHLTAKGPIYGDEPVGWEMFGRGAMRKGKWKINWMTEEDHGMGAWELHDLSVDPGENVNLAEQYPSKLKELVDDFGVYVKETGTIWGLPLDMTQPRRALPADMIGGDPIADQRAWMAVGRGQRLPKST; translated from the exons ATGAATAGTGGAATCGAGTATCCCAACATTTGTGAATTCCAGGACAATATGACCAAACGACCTAATtttctcatcattgtcgCGGATG ATCTAGGCTTTTCGGACATCGGATGCTATGGCTCGGAAATCCAGACACCTGTTCTGGATAAGCTCGCCAGCGAAGGCCTTCGATTTAGCGACTATCACACAGCTGCCGTATGCTCGCCGACCCGATCCATGTTACTGAGTGGGACGGATTGCCACCTCGCCGGTCTCGGGGTCATGTCTGAATTTCGC ACGGTGGATCCCGAGCGCTATAACGTGCCAGGACATGAAGGCTATATGAACCACGACGTCGCAGCTCTTCCTGAACTGCTCCAGGACGCCGGGTATTTCACAGCCATGGCTGGAAAATGGCACCTAGGCTACAAGGACGACTTCGGCCCACACTCACGAGGATTCGATCGGAGCTTTGCGATGCTTCCTGGGTGCGCCAATCATTTCGGCTGGGAACCAGCCTGGGACAAGGAGCCGGGCGGCCAACGACCGGCCAAGTTTGTGCCCGGCCATTCGGCGCCGCTGTATACCGAGGATGGGGTGCGGTATATGCCAACACCTAACACGAAAAGTGAACCTTCCCAGGGGTTTTATAGCTCCAACACATACGCTGAGACACTCATAAGCCACTTGGACCAACGGGGCGAGAAGcctttctttgccttcctCCCTTTTGGAGCACCGCATTATCCGTTGCAGTGTCCCAAAGCCGATCGCGACAAGTATGCTGGCATGTATGATGATGGTCCCGATGCTCTGCGGCTTCTAAGGCTCGACTCGCTTAAAAAGGCTGGCATGGTGGCCAAAGACGCCGTCCCACACCCGGTCGTTGGAAGTACAAGTGAGTGGGAGGCCATGACggcagaggagaagacaATGTCGTCCAAGGCGATGGAGATCTTTGCGGGTATGGTAGACGGAATCGACCAGGCAGTAGGTAAAGTGGTTGAGTATCTCAAGCAAATTGGCGAGCTAGACAACACGGTCATTATGTTCATGAGTGACAATGGCGCAGAAGCGGCCGCATGGGAGGGCAGTGCTGCTAATGGTCCAGACCTGCTATCTACGATCGACAAATACTATGACAACTCGTGCGAGAACCTCGGCAACTACAACTCATTCTGCTGGTATGGTCCTCGTTGGGCGCAAGCATCCACGGCGCCAAGCAGGCTATACAAAGCGTACAACACGGAAGGCGGGATTCGAGTTCCGCTCATTGTTCGATATCCAAAGTTGAGTGGACACGCATCTGGCACCATTTCAAACACCTTTGCAACGTGTATGGACGTCATGCCAACCTTACTCGACCTCGCGGGCGTGAAACATCCGAACCAGTCTTCGGGAAGACACAAGGTGCCGTACAGAGGGCACATGGTGTATCCTATGCGTGGCAAATCTTGGGTTCCACACCTCACTGCGAAGGGCCCTATTTATGGTGACGAGCCTGTGGGGTGGGAAATGTTTGGACGAGGCGCCATGCGAAAGGGCAAGTGGAAGATAAACTGGatgacggaggaggatcATGGCATGGGGGCGTGGGAATTGCACGACTTGTCCGTGGATCCAGGAGAGAATGTGAATCTGGCGGAGCAGTATCCCAGCAAGCTGAAAGAGTTGGTGGACGATTTTGGCGTTTACGTTAAGGAGACAGGAACGATTTGGGGACTTCCACTCGATATGACCCAGCCTAGGAGAGCACTGCCGGCAGATATGATTGGTGGCGATCCCATAGCGGATCAACGAGCATGGATGGCCGTAGGACGGGGACAGAGACTACCTAAGTCTACCTAA